Proteins encoded within one genomic window of Methanothrix harundinacea 6Ac:
- a CDS encoding glycosyltransferase: protein MNEAEEIEATLRSLASQSLGRENFEIVVVDGGSDDATVEIAEKYADRVISQTHPGIGGARRDGAQAATGGALAFTDADTAFPKVWLEVVSRNLEVREASTGPVIFQDRDLRTEILRAWRSSYKLLKAFNFCYMIGSNMAMRRETYQRAGGHRDISLLDDYDLSVRLFRIGADAVYDPRQAVYTSSRRAHKLLTYGVTVAYGHYNYAVTKDYEKLLNYPKVEEMTVKDLLNGIRWGRPVVSAMETFQSTLRR, encoded by the coding sequence TTGAACGAGGCGGAGGAGATAGAGGCGACCCTGAGGTCCCTTGCAAGTCAATCTCTGGGAAGAGAGAACTTCGAGATAGTGGTAGTCGATGGGGGTTCCGATGACGCGACCGTCGAGATCGCTGAAAAGTACGCAGACCGGGTGATCTCCCAGACCCACCCCGGGATCGGGGGAGCGAGGAGGGACGGCGCCCAGGCCGCCACCGGCGGCGCCCTCGCCTTCACCGATGCCGACACCGCCTTTCCCAAGGTCTGGCTTGAGGTGGTCAGCCGGAACCTGGAGGTCCGCGAGGCGAGCACAGGTCCCGTGATATTCCAGGATAGAGACCTCAGGACCGAGATCCTGAGGGCCTGGAGGAGCTCCTACAAGCTCCTCAAAGCCTTCAACTTCTGCTACATGATCGGCTCCAACATGGCCATGAGGAGGGAGACGTACCAGCGGGCGGGGGGCCACCGGGACATCTCCTTACTCGACGACTACGACCTCTCGGTGAGGCTCTTCAGGATCGGGGCGGACGCGGTCTACGACCCCCGGCAGGCGGTCTACACCTCGTCCCGGCGGGCCCACAAGCTCCTCACCTACGGCGTAACGGTCGCCTACGGCCATTACAACTACGCCGTCACCAAGGACTACGAGAAGCTCCTCAACTACCCGAAGGTTGAGGAGATGACGGTCAAGGACCTCCTGAACGGCATCCGCTGGGGGAGGCCCGTAGTATCGGCGATGGAGACGTTCCAGTCCACCCTGAGGAGGTAG
- a CDS encoding stage II sporulation protein M, whose protein sequence is MNWKEDASYLRSIRPYILLSVSLFFGAAVLGFAVSARDPTLGAAYVGEVADKLEWILDLSPAKMMLAIFLNNLFASALALLLGVGFGIVPAVVVVLNGAVVGLVVHQAVMAGGATFVLVAIIPHGIIELPTVLVAIGVGFRLGHLMILTLLGRRVDLEGELLAGIRLLRWVALLLFIAAAIEAFITPAIVQPFIQPIVDSQSLSVIE, encoded by the coding sequence TTGAACTGGAAAGAAGATGCCTCATACCTCAGGTCCATCCGACCCTACATCCTCCTCTCGGTCTCTCTCTTCTTCGGGGCGGCCGTCCTGGGATTCGCCGTCTCGGCCAGGGATCCGACCCTAGGGGCCGCCTACGTAGGAGAGGTGGCAGATAAGCTGGAGTGGATCCTGGATCTGAGCCCGGCGAAGATGATGCTGGCGATATTCCTGAACAACCTCTTCGCTTCGGCGCTCGCCCTCCTCCTGGGGGTGGGGTTTGGGATCGTCCCCGCCGTCGTCGTCGTCCTGAACGGGGCCGTAGTAGGCCTCGTCGTCCATCAGGCTGTAATGGCCGGAGGAGCCACCTTCGTCCTCGTCGCCATAATCCCCCACGGAATCATCGAGCTTCCCACCGTCCTCGTCGCCATAGGGGTGGGGTTTCGGCTCGGCCATCTCATGATCCTCACCCTCCTGGGGAGGAGGGTCGACCTGGAAGGAGAGCTTCTGGCTGGGATCCGCCTCCTCCGATGGGTCGCCCTCCTCCTCTTCATCGCCGCGGCGATCGAGGCCTTCATAACTCCAGCCATCGTCCAGCCCTTCATCCAACCCATTGTAGATTCGCAATCGTTATCGGTGATCGAATGA
- a CDS encoding metal ABC transporter ATP-binding protein: MSIIDLEGIYTAYEGGDKPVIRGLSLSVKSGEYLVIGGPNSAGKTTLLESINALVRITHGSATVCGLDLRRYGNEVRRKVGYVIQNFYFDPFTPFTVEEVVMMGRYGKMGLLKRPSRSDREAASEAIRLLGIEDLASKTIGTLSGGQQQKTMIAHNIAKEPEVLMLDEPFSNLDFSAREYLQGVFKSVAKKGTPILLVSHAFDGLPDIRVHLVVMNKGRITYDGICEAGEVESIIRKESGGGLRCSSF, from the coding sequence TTGAGCATAATTGACCTTGAAGGGATCTATACAGCGTACGAGGGCGGGGATAAGCCGGTGATAAGGGGGTTATCCCTATCGGTTAAGTCGGGGGAGTACTTGGTGATCGGAGGGCCCAACAGCGCCGGCAAGACGACTCTGCTGGAGTCTATCAACGCCCTTGTCAGGATCACCCACGGGAGCGCGACCGTCTGCGGCCTCGATCTCCGACGCTACGGAAACGAAGTCAGAAGGAAGGTTGGCTACGTCATCCAGAACTTTTACTTCGACCCCTTCACCCCCTTCACCGTTGAGGAGGTGGTGATGATGGGCAGGTATGGGAAGATGGGCCTTTTGAAGAGGCCTTCGAGGTCAGACCGGGAGGCGGCCTCCGAGGCGATCCGCCTCCTGGGGATAGAGGATCTCGCCTCCAAGACGATAGGTACCCTAAGCGGGGGCCAGCAGCAGAAGACGATGATCGCCCACAACATCGCCAAGGAGCCCGAGGTTCTGATGCTCGACGAGCCCTTCAGCAACCTCGACTTCAGCGCGAGGGAGTACCTCCAGGGGGTCTTCAAATCCGTTGCCAAAAAAGGGACCCCCATCCTCCTGGTATCCCACGCCTTCGATGGCCTCCCCGACATCCGGGTCCACCTGGTGGTGATGAATAAAGGCCGGATCACCTACGACGGCATATGCGAGGCGGGAGAGGTGGAGTCGATCATCAGGAAGGAGAGCGGCGGGGGGCTCAGATGCTCGAGTTTCTGA
- a CDS encoding LysE family transporter has translation MEGALQTLILAFTIGLTGALAPGPTLVATINTSLQRGWTMGPKVATGHALAEVVVFLLIVVGLASVAERHTAVVAAVGGTALILFGLMTLRGSRTATMEFSPEGASSNPYLAGALTSVANPYFWVWWLSVGSALVLAELREGILLAMIFMIGHWGADYGWYTFVSTSLHRGRNFLSEVNYRRTLALCGAFLVLFGASYLAGAWAG, from the coding sequence ATGGAAGGGGCTCTTCAGACCTTGATCCTGGCCTTCACCATAGGGCTGACCGGAGCCCTCGCTCCGGGGCCGACCCTCGTCGCCACCATAAACACCTCCCTCCAGCGAGGGTGGACGATGGGTCCGAAGGTGGCGACGGGCCACGCCCTCGCCGAGGTGGTGGTCTTCCTCCTGATAGTGGTGGGGCTGGCATCGGTGGCGGAGAGGCATACCGCCGTCGTCGCCGCCGTCGGGGGGACGGCCCTCATCCTCTTCGGCCTTATGACCTTGAGGGGGAGCAGAACCGCCACCATGGAGTTCTCTCCCGAGGGCGCCTCGTCGAACCCTTACCTGGCAGGAGCTCTCACCAGCGTCGCAAACCCCTACTTCTGGGTCTGGTGGCTATCCGTCGGGTCTGCCCTGGTCCTGGCGGAGCTTCGGGAGGGTATCCTCCTGGCGATGATCTTCATGATCGGTCACTGGGGGGCGGATTATGGGTGGTACACCTTCGTATCGACGAGCCTCCACCGGGGGAGGAACTTCCTATCCGAGGTGAACTACCGGCGGACCCTCGCCCTCTGCGGAGCCTTCCTCGTCCTCTTCGGGGCAAGCTATCTGGCGGGGGCGTGGGCCGGCTAG
- a CDS encoding UbiA family prenyltransferase: MIDYLKMLRIGDWIKFYPLFPLAGALLAGGGADRVLLVLIAYLFLISYAFVVNNFFDADIDRQHRLKVASGKNPLAAGRVEERRVILMMLLLISIPLLLSLRLSTAGAVFVLINLVVMTAYSTSRIRLKERYLWDAASHGLMFGALPFLAGFLLCGGEVSRGIILISILLFIVGCEALIAHQIVDYAEDLGSTTTTVTRVGQKNGLLMLGGLAALSVVFALAASRLYQPSLAVAAASALYLVAYPTYSVRGMFNDISHRSRVERGGGDRGDPEVPCKSISGKRELRDSGSRWGFR, from the coding sequence ATGATCGATTACCTGAAGATGCTGCGCATAGGAGACTGGATCAAGTTCTACCCGTTATTTCCCCTGGCAGGGGCTCTCCTGGCTGGAGGGGGGGCGGACAGGGTTCTATTAGTTCTGATCGCGTACCTCTTTCTCATAAGCTACGCCTTCGTCGTCAACAACTTTTTTGATGCAGATATCGATAGGCAGCACCGCCTGAAGGTGGCTTCGGGAAAGAACCCCCTGGCGGCTGGAAGGGTGGAGGAGAGGCGGGTCATCCTGATGATGCTCCTCCTCATCTCCATCCCCCTCCTCCTCTCCCTCCGCCTGAGCACCGCCGGCGCCGTCTTCGTCCTCATCAACCTGGTGGTCATGACCGCCTACTCCACCAGCCGGATCCGGCTGAAGGAGAGGTACCTCTGGGATGCCGCAAGCCACGGCCTGATGTTCGGCGCCCTCCCCTTCCTCGCGGGTTTCCTCCTCTGTGGAGGCGAGGTATCCCGGGGGATAATCTTGATATCCATCCTTCTCTTTATAGTCGGATGCGAGGCCCTTATAGCTCATCAGATAGTGGATTACGCAGAAGATCTGGGGTCGACCACCACCACGGTGACCAGGGTGGGACAGAAGAACGGCCTATTGATGCTCGGGGGACTCGCCGCCCTCTCCGTGGTATTCGCCCTCGCAGCATCACGGCTGTATCAGCCATCTCTGGCGGTGGCGGCGGCTTCGGCCCTTTATCTCGTGGCCTATCCGACCTATTCGGTCCGAGGTATGTTCAATGATATCAGTCATCGTTCCCGCGTTGAACGAGGCGGAGGAGATAGAGGCGACCCTGAGGTCCCTTGCAAGTCAATCTCTGGGAAGAGAGAACTTCGAGATAGTGGTAGTCGATGGGGGTTCCGATGA
- a CDS encoding DUF134 domain-containing protein: MSPRRGRRRGPRWITEIPETRRFEPVGGAEGVEVKVTLEELEAIRLVDFLDLQQQEASLYVGVSRKALWNDLRSGRKKVASALICGLGIVIEGGSYLLREEGSESPPSPEERPPVEDQIRLLELEMIALEERLRLMRARMEALEGKVG; the protein is encoded by the coding sequence ATGAGCCCGAGGAGAGGGAGGCGTCGCGGCCCGCGATGGATCACGGAGATCCCCGAAACGAGGCGCTTTGAGCCGGTGGGGGGGGCGGAGGGGGTGGAGGTGAAGGTCACCCTGGAGGAGCTGGAGGCGATCCGCCTCGTCGACTTTCTGGATCTTCAGCAGCAAGAGGCTTCCCTCTACGTCGGGGTCTCCCGGAAGGCCCTCTGGAACGACCTTCGGAGCGGGAGAAAGAAGGTGGCTTCGGCCCTCATCTGCGGCCTGGGGATCGTCATCGAGGGCGGAAGCTACCTCCTCCGAGAGGAAGGGTCGGAGAGCCCCCCCTCCCCCGAGGAGAGGCCCCCGGTGGAGGATCAGATCCGGCTCCTGGAGCTGGAGATGATCGCCCTGGAGGAGAGGCTCCGCCTGATGAGGGCGAGGATGGAGGCGCTGGAGGGAAAGGTTGGCTGA
- a CDS encoding IS5 family transposase: MNTFAAWAFREVYSNQKSGNRLLQIVDIIDWKPIRELLEEMYKNKSEKGGRPNCDVLMMFRILILEEWYGLNDLEVVRQIKDRVSFMGFLGFPEQVPDSSTIWLFKERMIETGTHDRVWDEFRRQLYSKGLTVKRGTIQDATFIEADPGSSKKPREDQAKTRRSRDGTWTKKGDEFHFGYKLHSKVDIDYALIREIDTTTAKVHDSRVDLSVPGEVVLRDKGYFGVPARGEDFTMKRRTTERPLDDLENERNRLISKLRSPGERPFAVIKRVFGAGRVLVTTLKRVYGKMIVAAISYNLYQLYTLKKENVI, from the coding sequence ATGAATACATTTGCAGCCTGGGCTTTCCGAGAAGTTTACAGTAACCAGAAATCTGGGAACCGGCTCTTGCAGATAGTTGATATCATAGACTGGAAGCCCATTCGCGAGCTACTTGAGGAGATGTACAAAAACAAAAGCGAGAAAGGTGGCCGGCCTAATTGCGACGTCCTGATGATGTTTAGAATTCTGATACTTGAGGAGTGGTACGGTCTAAACGATCTTGAAGTTGTGAGACAGATCAAGGATCGAGTATCGTTTATGGGATTTCTTGGTTTTCCGGAGCAGGTTCCTGATTCTAGCACGATATGGCTTTTCAAGGAGCGGATGATAGAGACAGGAACGCACGATCGAGTCTGGGATGAGTTCAGACGTCAATTGTATTCTAAGGGACTAACTGTGAAACGTGGAACGATCCAGGATGCCACGTTCATCGAAGCTGATCCTGGTTCATCGAAAAAACCACGGGAGGATCAGGCTAAAACTCGCCGAAGCAGAGATGGCACATGGACCAAGAAGGGTGATGAGTTTCATTTTGGATATAAACTTCATTCTAAAGTAGATATAGACTATGCACTGATCCGTGAGATAGATACGACAACGGCAAAAGTTCACGATAGCAGGGTCGATCTTTCTGTCCCGGGAGAGGTGGTGCTGAGAGATAAGGGATATTTTGGCGTGCCTGCGAGGGGTGAAGATTTCACCATGAAGAGAAGGACGACAGAAAGGCCGTTGGATGATCTCGAAAATGAACGGAATCGGCTGATAAGCAAGCTGAGATCACCTGGAGAAAGGCCCTTCGCGGTTATAAAACGGGTCTTTGGAGCTGGCAGGGTTCTTGTTACTACTCTGAAACGAGTTTATGGTAAAATGATAGTTGCAGCCATCTCATACAATCTGTATCAGTTATATACACTAAAAAAGGAGAATGTAATTTGA
- a CDS encoding DUF5320 domain-containing protein produces the protein MPGGDGTGPAGFGPRTGRGMGYCSGFEAPGYARGGYGRPFGSGRGGIRGRGRGLCFWYRMPTPLASLGPYPPGAPSPEVEMADLEVMAESLEAQLKSIKARIEELKPQK, from the coding sequence ATGCCAGGTGGAGATGGAACGGGCCCTGCCGGATTCGGACCGCGGACCGGGAGGGGCATGGGATACTGCTCGGGGTTCGAAGCCCCAGGATACGCGAGAGGAGGCTATGGAAGGCCCTTTGGGTCCGGCAGAGGTGGCATCCGCGGCCGCGGCCGGGGCCTATGCTTCTGGTACAGGATGCCGACGCCCCTTGCTTCCCTAGGGCCTTATCCGCCGGGGGCCCCATCCCCTGAGGTGGAGATGGCAGATCTGGAAGTGATGGCGGAGAGCCTCGAGGCCCAGCTGAAGAGCATAAAGGCCAGGATAGAGGAGCTGAAACCCCAGAAGTGA